In Deltaproteobacteria bacterium, the genomic stretch GCGAGATCGATCTGTGCGACATCCCCGACGTGCTCGTGGTGTCCGCGAACTCGTCGGGTGCGCCGGGCGTGCTCGGGCACGCCTACGTGCTCGACGGGGAGACCGGCACCGAGCACTTCCAGATCTCGACCCCGGTCGATCACACGGTCACGCCGGCGATCGGCGACATCGACGGCGACGGGCTGCCGGAGATCGTCACCGCGGTCGCGCAGGGCTTCCTGGTCGCGTTCGAGCACGACGGCACGCTCAAGTGGACTGGCACCACGCCGTGGCCCGACGTCTACTCCGGCGCGATCGCGCTGGCCGATCTCGACAACGACGGCGACGTCGAGATCATCGCCGCCAACTTCGTGACCGATCACCTCGGCGTGCGGGTGTGGACCGCACCGGTGGCGGCGGGCAACTGGTCCGCCACCGCGGCTGCCGACCTCGACGGCGACGGAGCGCTGGAGGTCGTGCTCGGCAACGCGGCCTACCATGCCGATGGCAGCCAGTACTACTCGACGCCCCAGGTCGCGGCCGGCTACCCGCAGATCGCCGACCTCGACGACGATCCCATGCCCGAGGTGCTGGTGATGAACGGCAACGGCATCACCGTGCTCGAGCACGACGGTACCGTGAAGTACCAGGACCAGCGGCCCACCGGCGATCCGCTGGGCTTCACCGGCTGGCTGCGACCCGCCACGGTGCACGACTTCGACGGCGACCAGATTGCCGAGTACGCGGTCAGCTCGGCCAATCACTACAGCGTCTACGAGGGCGACGCGTCGATCGTGTGGTCGGCCAACGTGTCCGACCAGAGCGGCATCGCGGCCGGCACCGCCTTCGACTTCCTCGGCGACGGCATCGCCGAGGCGATGTACGCCGACGAGACCACGATGTTCATCTTCGACGGTGCCGGCGCGCCGCTGCTGACCACGCCACGCACGAGCGGCACCCTCAGCGAGTACCCGGTGGTCGCCGACATCGACAACGACGGCTCGGCCGAGATCGTCGTGGTCTCGAACCAGTACCTCGGCATGCCGTCACCGACGGTGCAGGTCATTCGCGACGTCGACGACCGGTGGATCCAGGCCCGTCGCATCTGGAACCAGCACACCTATCACGTGACCAACGTGCGCGAGGACGGCACGATCCCGCAGTACGAGCCGCCCCATCACACGCTGCTCAACACCTTCCGCACCAACGCGCAGATCGAAGACGGCGGGCTGTGCAAGCCGCCGCCGGAGGGCTGAGGCGACGGCGACGCGCGGCCCGTCGAGGTGGGCCGGCGCAACGGCATGGCGTCGGGCCGATGGGATCATGCGGCCAGATCGCGCCGCCGCAGCTCGGGGAACAACGACAAGTCGCGGTCACGCGTGACGAGGGCCTCGACCCCGTGAGCGACGCAGATTGCCGCGATGCGTGCATCGTGGATCACAGGACCGCGTACCCGGGGGCGGAGCGCGAAGGAGGCGAGGACCCGAGCGAACTCCGCTGTCTCGCCCAGAACACGCAGGCCCGGCGCGCCGAACCACGCGTCGATCTGCGCCCACGCTTGCTTCGGCGTGCTCGCCTCGGCCTTCCAGATCCGAGGGTTCCCCGTGACGACGCGCGTGCAGGCCGCTCGACCATCTCACGCTCGGGGTGCCCCAAAGATCGTCGGTGGGTGGCGTGCCTGGTCGCGCGTCTGCGTCACGCGCTCTCGCACGGGAACAGGCGGACCAACGAGGCTTCCAGCGCATCCGGGGTGATCTCGACGTTGAAGATCTTTCGCCCGCCCGCGCCCAGCTCGATGCCGGTCGCGCCGTTGGTCGGCGGGTACGGGCCGGTGATCGTCTGGGGCCGATCGGGCGCGGTCAGGGGCAGCTCGTACGACAACCCGTCGCCGTCGCGGTAGGCGATCAACAGCTGCTGCGTGCCGGTGCCCTCGAAGTCACCCAGCTCGACGAGCGCAGCGCCGGACTCGAGCGTCAAGAGCGGCTGCTCGATGAAGCCGTCGTCGGTCCCGACCCACAGGACGAGTTCGGTCTCTTCCGAGCGGGCGAGGATGTCGCGTACGCCGTCGCCGTCGAAGTCGCCGCCGCCCAGCGCCTCGCCGAACGAGAAGTAGGGCGTGCGCGGGCCCATCGACATCGTGCCGTCGGGCGCGACGTCGACGAACCACATCGTGTTCTCGACCCCGAACCCGATCGCGCCGTTGCTGTAGTCGAAGAGGAAGCTGCCGGGCGCGTCGGCCTCGCGGATTGCGAGGTCGGTGCCGACCTGCAACGGCAGGGTCGCGGTGTCCGAGAGCGCGAAACCGCCGTCGCCGTCGCCTCGCCACAGCTCGATGCTCAGCGTGTCGAGGCCTGGGTCCCACACGAACAGGTCGACGCGGCCGTCGGCGTCTGCGTCGGCAAAGTGGCGGTTGAAGCTCGCGGCACCCGGCAGCGTGAGCGGCTGGGCGAGATCGTCGATGCTGGCGTCCGCGTGGCCGGCCCGCCACGACGGTGAACCACCATCGCCGTCGTCGAAGATCGCGTCGTCGTGTCCATCGCCGTCGATGTCGTGGAGCGTGTCGAGCGTACCCTCGAAGACGCCGTCGAACACCTGCGTGACCAGCCCCTCGGGCGTGACGGTGAAGGCGGTCAGCTCGGTGGTCGACGCCGTGATGGCACTGCTCGCCCAGAGCTCGGGTACGCCGTCGCCGTCGACATCGCCGCGCAGGTGATGCGGCGGGGCATCGGGCAGCGGCACCTGGTCGAAGCACAGCGGCGCTTCGTTGCCGGTGTCGGTACCGCTCTCGCTGCTGCTCTCGTGGGTGGGCGTGGTGATCACGCCGCTGCTGTCGCCGGTGTCGACATCGCCGCTGCTCGCGTCGCCGCTGCCTGTGGTGCCCGCGCTGCTGTCGTCCCCCGGGCTGTCATCCGAGCTGCTGGTGTCACCGAGATCGGCGACGCGCACACAACCACCGAGGAGGAGCAAGGACGACGAGACGACGCAGGCGTGGAGTCGGGGCATATGTCACGGAGATGTCCGGACCCCTTCGGATCCTACGGCGGGCTCGAACATGCGTCGCGCACCCGGGCCGCGACCGGTGAATCCGGCCGTCGTCGCCACAGCGCGGCGGCCTCGCGGCGGGCCGCATCGGCACGACCCAGCGCGCACAGGGCGTCCACCTTCAGTGCGTCACGGACGTCGGCGAGGGCGCTGTCGGGGAAGCTCGCGGCGTGGCGCTCGGTCAGCGCGAGCGCGTGTGCGGCGTCGCCTCGCGCGAGCGCCGTGGTGCCCTCGCGGAGCCATCGGGTCTCGTCGTCGAGCGCGGGCGGGTGGGCGTCGTCGGGTGTCGACGCGGGCGCCGGCGTCGGCGCGGCGGACGTGGTCGATGGCCGCGATGGCGCTGCAAGCGGTGGCATCGCGGCGCGCGGGCCCGCCGGTGAGGATCGCGTGTCGCGTGCCGCCGGTGACGACGTCGGCGTCGCGTCGCGCAGGCCGATCGTCGGTGGTGGAAGCGGCGCCGCGTCGACCGTCTGCGCCCGCGAGTTCCCCTGCGTCGTCGCGCTGGCGGTGCGGGCGGACGAAGGTGCCGAGGCACGGCTGCGCTCGACCACCGCGGCGAGACCCACGACGACGACCGCGGTGCCCAACGCGAACTTCGCGGCGGTGAGTGTCGCCGCCCAGCTCGAGGCCGGCGCCGCGACGAGCTCGCGGGGCAGCCGCATCAGCAGGAGCGCCCACGTCTTCGCGGACGCCCGCGGTCGATCACCGCGAGCCCGCGCGAGCGTGACGTCGCCATCGGCCACGTGACGCTGGAAGCGGGCCCGGAGCGCGCGCACGCGATCGTAGACCGTGCTCGCCGGCATCGAGAGCGTGCTCGCGATCTCGCCGCCGCTCATCCCGTCGAGCTCGCTGAGCACGAAGAGCTCGCGCTCGACGTCGGAGAGCTCGCGCGAGAACGTCTCGAGGGTGTGCAGTGCCTCCAGCTGCAGCGTCGCGCGATCGCCCGCGTCGGCCTGCTGTCGCAACGCCTCGTGTCGTCGCCCGCGGCGGTGGCCGCTGCGCCGGTAGTTGCTCGCGATCCTGCGGGCGATCGCGTACAGCCACGGGCGCGGCGCGGTCTCGCGGAGGCCATCGATGCGCCGATACGCGGTGACGAAGGTGTCCTGCACCGCGTCGTCGAGCTGTGCCTCCTCGACCCCGAAGCGGCGCGCGGTGTGCCACACGAAGCCGTAGTGCGCGCGGTACAGCTCGCGGAATCGCGGGCCGGGGGCGCTGGAGGCGGTGCCGAGCATGGGGTCTTGGGAGGGTAATGTCCGGCGGCCGTGGATCTCTACGGGCCGAAGATCTCGATGCCGGCCAGCAAGCGCGCCGACACCGGCGCCTGGCGGAAGCGCTCGGTGCCGGCGAACGTGAAGGCGGCGCCGAGCGCCCGGCCGACGGCCTCGGCGGCCACCCAAAGGCCGACGCGACCCCACCGGCGCGCGAACCCGGCACTCACGAGCGGGCCGACCTGCGGCTCGTTGCGCAGCCGCCGTTCGATCGGCCCGATGGTCACGGCCCGCACCACACCGGCCTCGACGCCCGCGCACAGCGGCAGCTCGAAGGCACGGACCCGTACCGCCCGGCAGCCTCGAAGCCCGACGACGCCGGCCATCAGGCGAGCGCCGCCGTCCCCGAGCGTGAGACGGCGCGGCGCGAGGTAGGCCCCGTGGAGCTCGAGGCGCCAGCGTGGCCACGCGATCCCGATCGCGACGTGCGGCCCGCCGGAGAGCCCGGGCAGCGCGCCCGCCTCGAGCATCGCCGCGGCCCTCACCAGCGCAATCGGGCGCTGCGTGCCGGGCCTGCGCGGCAGCCGATCCGCGGTCGCCGGCGTCACCGTGGACGCCGGCGCGGTCGCGGACACCGGCATCGTCGCGGGCCCCGGTGCGTGCGCGGCCTCGTCGGTCGACGCGTCGCTGGGCGTCGTCGCGGTCGCGGTCGCAGCCGGTTGCATCGCACCGGCGATCACGAGCGACGTGGCCTCGGCCAGCGCGTCGCACTGCGATGCGGTGAGCTCGCGACGATCGACGCGGCCGCGGAACTCGGTCTCGAGCGCGAGGTGGAAGCCTTCCGACGTCGCGCGGACTTGCCCGCGAACGGCGACCACGCCCTCACCCTGCGCGTCCGGATCGAGCAGCGCACCGACCTTCGCCGCGATGCTCGACGCATCGGGACAAGCTGGCGGCGCCTCCCAGGCCAGGGTGTAGTGCGCCGCAAACGGTGGCGGTGGCAGGGGCGTCGACGACTCGGACGCGGGCGCGGCGAGCACCGTCGCGAACAGCCCGTGCGCGAGCGAACCCAACGCGGCGGGCGTGCGGCCGTGCGTGCGAGGAACGAGTCGGCTCATGTCGGGCGCCGAAGAGCGTACGCCATCGGCGAGACCGGCGGTCGCATCCCCTCCGGCCCGAAAGGTGGTGCTACTTCGGCACCACGAGCTCGCGGTGGTTCACCCACCAGCGACCGAGCGCGAGCGCGGCGGCGGTGACGAGCACGAGGGTGGGCAGGCTGATCCACCACGTCGGCGGTTCGACGTTGGGGCGCAGCCAGCTGCTGGCCGGATGCACGCCGAGCAGGCCGTGAACGTGGGCACGCAGGGTGAGGCGCGAGAGGAAGCCCGGTACGCCGCCGACGATCTGATCCCACACCAGCACGCCGAGGCCGACCAGGGTCGGGCGCCGGAGCACCAGGCCGAGCACCGCGAAGACGGCCGTGTAGCCGGCGATCGCCAGGACGCCGACGGCGAGGTCGCGCGGCAGCTCGAGCGGGCCCTCGAACGCGATCACGGCGCCCAGCGACATCGGCACCAGTGTCACGAGCACCGCCGCGAGCGTGCGCGCGAGGAAGATGTTGCCGCGGGGCTGCGGGCGTGTGAAGGCGTAGGTGAGGGTCTGATCCTCGATCTCCTCGCGCAGCCCGCCGGTGCCGAAGAACATCGCGAACAGCGGTACCACCATCGACATCACGAAGACCCGCAGCTCCTCGGGCGAGCTGTTCGAGAACAGCCTCAGCACCAGCGCGAGCACCACGGCACCCATGATCCCGAGCATGACCGCGTTGCGCTTGATCGTGCGGCGGGCGTGGAAGCCGGCCCAGAACCACAGCGTCGAGAGCGGCGAGACCATGGCGGTGGAGTCGTTGGCGTTCATCACGACACCAGGTATCCGTAGAGGCTCTCGAGATCTGCGTCGGGCGAGGTCATGCGGTACAGCACCATGCCGAGCTCGTCGGCGAGCGCGGGCAGCTCGACCAGCGCCGCGTCGAGATCGACGCAGGTGAGCTCGAGCGTGCGCTCGTCGACCAACACCACCGCGCGGGTGCTGGCGGTATGCACCAGCCGCGCGGCGAGATCGCGTGGGCGATCGACCTCGAGCCGGATGCGATAGGGGCGATCACCGAGCAGCGCCCGTAGGCGCCGGATGTTGCCCTGCGCGCGCAGGCGGCCGTAGCGGATGAGCACCACCCGCGGCGTCATGGCCTCGACCTCGTGCAGCACGTGGCTCGACACCACCACGGTCGCGCCGGCCTCGCCGAGCCCCGTGACCAGCGCGATGAGATCGGCGCGGCCGACCGGATCGGTGCCGGTCAGCGGCTCGTCGAGCAGCACCACCGCCGGGTCGTGGGCGATGGCCTGGCCGATCTTCACGCGCTGTCGCATGCCGCGACTCATCTCGCGCAGCGGCTTGTTCCACACCCGCTCGAGCGCCACGCGGCCGAGCGCGGCCTCGGCCCGCGCACGCGCGGCTGCGCGCGGGTAGCCGTGCAGCTGCACCAGCGCGGTCACGAAGTCGATCGCGCGCAGCTCCTCGTAGAAGCGGTCGTGTTCGGGGCAAAGGCCGACCGCCGCCATCGCCTGCGGGTCGGCGAAGGGATCGCGGCCGAGCACCCGCACCTCGCCGGTGTCGGGCCGCAGCTGCCCCGAGATCAGCTTGAGCAGCGTCGACTTGCCCGATCCGTTGGGGCCGAGCAATCCCGTGACGCCGGGTGTCAGCTCGAGGTCGATCTCGTCGAGCGCGCGCACCAGCCCGAACAGCTTCGAGACCCCGCGTACCGAGATGGTCGCGTCGCTCATCCGCGCAGCTCCTTGCGCATGCGGTACCAGACCGCGCCGGCACCGAGCGCCATCATCAGCAGCAGCGCCAACGCCGAAAGCCACGCACTGTCGTTGGTGCTGGCACGCACGTCGAGCATGCTGAAGAGCCCGGGCGAGCCCGCCTGCAGCAGCGCGTCGACCACGGTCTGGACGTCGCGCAGCGGGCCGAAGTAGCCCGCCCACGGGCTGCCGTTGTCGGCCATGCCGTCGGCGAAGGCACCGATCGTCGCCAGCCCCAGCACGTACGCCACACCGACGGTGCGGCCACGCTCGCCGACCGCACTGGCACCCAAGATGGTGGTCGCCAGCAGCAAGGCGCACGCGCATGCACCCAGCAGGCCCGGCAGCAGCAGCGGCCACAGCTCGCCGGCGAGCGAGTCGGGCGCGATGCCGATCGCGAACAACAGCAGCAGCACGAACGGCACCACGATCGTGACCGTCGGCACCAGCAGCGCGACCAGGCCCTTGCCGATGACGTAGTCGAGCGGTCGCAGCGGGCGTGAGAAGTAGAGCTCGAAGGCGCGGGTGCGCCGATCCTCGGCGATGAGCCCGGCCGCAACCACGCCGAGCAGCACCGCGGTCGCATGCAGCTGCACGCCGAGGAAGGTCGATAGCGTCGCGTGGACCTGGCCGATGGCCTGGCTGATGGTCGACGCCACGATCGCGCCGGTGAGATCGCCGCTGCGCTCCTGCTCGAGCATGCGCCCGACGAACACCTGCCCGATGATGGTGGTGCCGTGCAGGAACACCACGAACGCGCAGGCCATCAGCGCGAACTTCGAGGCCCGCTTGCGCAGCGCCAACGCCAGCGCGGTGCGGGCGATGGGCCACGGTGCCCATCGTCGCGCGCGCGTGGGAAGCCGGCGATAGCCGATCGCCGAGACGACGTCTTTCATGGCGCCACCGCCTCGGCCTCGGCGACCGCCGAGAGGAACGCCTCTTCGAGCGAGAGCGCCCGCGGCTCGACGTGGTGCAGGCGGATACCGGCCTGCGTCGCGGCCCACCAGATCGCGCGCGCATCGAGGTGCTCGGGCAGCGTCACGATGAACGCGCCCGGCTTGCGGCCGGGGGCGAGCGAGCAGCCGGCATTGGCGAGCACGCCGACCAGCGCATCGGGGGCGGCGTCGAAGCGGACCTCGAACTGCGTGCGCGACTGCACCTGCAGCTGCGCCAGCGGCCCGGAGAACCGCACCTGGCCCGCGTGCATGATCACGCAGGCGTCGCAGGTGCGCTCGACGTCGTGCAGCAGGTGGGTCGAGAGCATCACCGCCGGGCCCTCGCCGTCGCGCAGGCGCACCAGCAGCGACAGCAGGTCCTCGCGACTCTCGGGGTCGAGGCCGCTGGTCGGCTCGTCGAGCAACAACAGCTCGGGGTCGTGGACCAAGGCCATCGCGAGCTTGACGCGTTGGTGCATGCCGGTGCTGTACTCCTCGACCGGTCGCATGCGGGCGTCGTCGAGGCCCACGAGATCGAGCACCTCGTGCGCACGCAGGATCGCGGCCCGACGCGCGAGTCCGGACAGCTCGCCGGCGTAGGCGACCGACTCGAGGCCCGACAAACCACCGATGCGGTCCGGCCCTTCCATCGCGTAGCCGACCCGCGCACGCACGGCCGCGGGCTCGGTGCGAGCGTCGAGGCCGAGCACCGCCACGGCGCCCGCGTCGGGGGCCAACAGCCCGAGCATCACGCGGATGAGCGTGGTCTTGCCGGCCCCGTTGGGGCCCAACAGGCCGATGGCGCGGCCGTCGATGTCGCAGGTGACGTCGCGTAACGCCTGGAAGCCACCGAAGGACTTTCGCAGGCCCCGAAGAGAAACCAATGCCACGGCGCTCACGGGTTGTAGCACCAAAACCGGCACCAGCCCCACACGACGATTGAATTCACCACGGGCCTCGGTAGCATGCGACAGCGATGCTCGACCTTCGCCCCTTGCGATTCATTGCCCTCCTTTCATGCCTTTCTGCCTTTGCCTGCGACAGCGGGGAGGACGACGACGACGACGACGGTGGCGGCTCCGACAACGCGCGCACCGACGGCGTGCTCGCGCTCAGCGGCGACGCGACCGCGGGCATGACCACGTTCACGCAGGTCTGTGGCACGTCGTCCTGCCACGGCGCCGACGGCAACACCCCCGGCACCCCCGACACCGAGCGCCTGTCGGACGCGGTGCCGACCCTGGGCGATCGCGCGATCGTCAACGTGATCTTGAACGGCAAGGAGGGCATGCCGCCGCAGTCGCAGCTCAGCGACCAGCAGATCGCCGACGTGCTCGCCTACGTGCAGGCGACCTTCTGAGCCCCGCGTCCGGGCTGGCTCACAGCTCGAACGCGCCGCCGAAGTACTCGCACCGCGACTGCGCCTCGAGCTTCGGCGGCAGCTCGATCACCGCCACCGGCTCGGCGGTGATCGGCGCCAGCCACGGTGGCCGGCGCTGCGACAGGAAGTCAGCGGACGCGGCCAGCTCGCGACGCCAGGTCTCGTCGGTCAGGCGCCCGGCGGCGGGCACCAGGAACTCGCGGTAGCCGAGCACGGCCCCGCGCGCGACCATCCAGCCCTCGGGCGTGGGGATGAGCGCGTAGATCAGCTCGGGGTGTCCGACGCCGACCTCGAGTGCCTGTCCGCGCCACGTGAACACGTCGGCGACCACGGCCATGTCGTCGTTGCCGTCGCCGAGCTCGTAGGCATCGGCGAACGTCAGCAGCACGTGCTCCGCGAAGCCACCGACGGTCGCGATCGCGGTGCGTTCTTCGGGCGTGAACGGCTCGCCGCGGAGCTCCTTGGCCGACCACGTCTCGAGCTGCCGCAGGAACGCGGCGATCGCCTCGGTCTTGCGTCGCACGGTGTGGAACTGGCCGTACTCGTCCTCGGCGGGCTCGCGCTCGACGATGCCGGCCGACTCGAGCCGCGCGCCGAAGCCCTCGACCATGCCGCGCAGGTCGGCATAGACCTGCGGCATCGGCTCGACCCAGCCGTGCGGTGCCGGGAACTCCTCGGCGTCGCACTCGGCGCCCATCTCGTAGGCGTACAGCAGCGTGTCGTGACGCAGCATCGCCCAGCCGCCGGCGAAGCTCTGCAAGCCGCGGCGCTGCCACGCGTGCGGCTCGAACCATGTCGCGTCGCTGCCGAGCACGCCCCTCAGCGCGGCGAGCGTGCGGTGGTACGCGTCGTCGCGCGCGTCGAGGCCAGCGATGCGCGCGCGCCCTTTCAGTAGCGCCTGCGCGATCTTGGGGTCGTCGCCGGCTGCGATCTCGCCGGCCGTGGGGTCGCCGAGCACGGCCGCGGCACCGGCCGCGCCCATCATCCGCATCAGCACGTCGCCGCGATCCGCGGACAGCTCCGTGGCCAGCGGCAGCATCTGCGACATCGCGAGCGTGTCCACGAACACCCGCTTGCCGAGCGGCTCGATCACGGGGCCGCGCTGGCTGTCGATGGGGTGCGCCGGCAGGGCCTGCCACGCCGCGAGGATCTGCGGCTGCGCGGCGAGCCATCGCTCGAGCGGCGCCGCGAGCAGCGATGCGTCGTGCTCGCCCACACGCGCGGCCGCCTGGGCGAGCCCGGCGGTCGGCGGCGCACCGACGATGAAGTTCGAGATGTCGAGCACCGACTGCCATGGTGCGTGGGCGGCCTTCGCCGCCGCGTACGATCGCACCAACGCCAGTGCGGTCGCCGGTCGGGCAGCTTCGCCGGTGACTGCGAAGCTGGCCATGCCGATGAGGCTCATCGCGCGGAAGTACCGCTGCAGCACGCCGTCGTCGGCGTAGTGCGAGCGCGGCTTGGTCTGCGTCAGATCCAGCTCGAGCCCCCACGCGGGGAAGCTGTGCTTGCCGCTCGCGGCGTGGATCGCCGCGACGTTGGCCGCGACCTCGTCGCGGATCGCCCGCGAGAGCTTGCTCGGCGGTGGTCGATCGCTGGCGGTCGGTGGCGGCTCCGGTGGCGCGTCGGGGTCGACCCACGGCCGCTTGACCGCGATCTCGTCGGGCTTGTCGCCCGCGGCGGGCTGCTCGAGCAGGTGCAGCGCCGTGCCCCAGAACACCGCGGCCGCGTGGGCGCCCGCGCGCGCGTCACCCTTCTTCGCGGTCGCGAGCTGCCGCTCGGCTTGCTGCAGCAGCTCCCGCAGTGCGCGATGGAGCATCGGCGAGAGGTGCTCACGCTCGAGTCGTCGCAGCACGACGTCGAAGTACTGGTGGGTCAGATCGATCGCGAGATCGACGGTGACGTAGCTGGGGAAGCGCACGTAGTCGTTGCGCTCGTAGACCTGGAACAGGTGCTTGGCGCGCGCGCCGGTGCGGGCGTGGGCGGCCGAGGTGTCGCGCGCCTTCGGCCCGGGTTGCTGCGCGACGAAGAAGCCATCGCGCGCGAGGTGTTCACGCTGCGCAGCGGTGAGCTCGGGCAACCGCTCGAGGTTGCGCACGTGCTCGAGCGCGGGGCCACCGGCGTCCTTCGGCAGGATCGCGCTGGCCCAGCGCGGCACCGGGCGCGCCGGCGCCGGCGGCTCGATCAATGGCGACGGGGGCGTGTCGACGGCCGGCTGCGCGGGCGCGGCGGGGTGACAGGCGAGCAGCGCCGCGGCGAGCGTGGCGATCGAGGTGGCGCGGGATCGGGACGTCGGCATGGCGAGGCGAGCGCGGCGGAGCATAGCGCGAACGAACGCGCGACGATCTCCGTGCATTCGCGACGCCGCCGGAGCGCGCACCCCATCGCTGGGTGCTCTCGGGCTGCGCTAGCGCGGTGCTTCGGGCTCGATCTCGACGTCACGCCACAACGCTCCGAGGTCGATCTCGATCGCGTCGAACGGCTCCGCGCGCACGGGAGCTTCGTCGCGGAAGCTCGCGCGCAGCAGCCAGCCCGACGCCTCGAGGCGGAGCACTTCGAGCGTGCGCGCCAGGGGATCGACGAGCCACACCCAAGCGACGCGTTCGCGGGCGTAGATGCGGAGCTTGTCCGTCCGATCGTACTTCGCGGTGGCGGGACTCGTGACTTCGGCGATCCAGTCGGGCGCCAGGGTGAGGAACGCCGTGCGCGGCACGGCGGGCATTCGCTCGCGCCGCCAACCAGCGAGATCGGGCACGCAGATGTCCGTCGCCAGATGGAGCTCAGGTTCGTCGAGCAGGATCCAGCCGCCCGGGCCGCCTCGCCCTCGCTTGAACGGCGGGCCGAGCTCTTCTCCGAGCGCGCTCGCTGCGACCGCATGGATGGCTGACGGTCGCGGCCGCACCCGGAGCTCGCCGTCGAGCACCTCGGCGATCGTGTGCGCCGGCGCGTCGAGCACGTCGGCGTAGGTCGCGGCGCGGCGGGCGTGTGCGTGCACGAATGACGAGGATAGCAGTGACGGCGGCCCGGGGGCACACGACCGTGTCGCAAGCCCTGGTCCGGCCCCATCGTACTCGGCCCCTTCGTGGACCTTCGTCGCCCGCGATCACGGTGGGCAGCCGCGGCAGCGGGGGTCGAGCTCGCGCTCCGCGTCCGTGCCCGGGGCCCACGTCATGCCGCGCACCAGCTCGGCCGGCGGTGGTGCTGCGTCGTCGCCCATGTCGTTGGCCCAGCGCACCGCGTCGAGCACGAAGCCGAAGTCGTGCCAGCGGTAGCTCGCGATGCGGGCGCGCGTGCTCGACAGTCGCTCGTGCACGACGATGGTGTGGGCGTCGATCGCATCGATCGCGTCGAAGCGGCCTGCCAGTCGCGTGCCTCGCCACAGCGGCACGCATCGATCGCCATCGAAGGCGTACACGTGCAGGCGATGGTCGAGGGTGGGGTCGTACTTCGCGGGCTTGCGCAGCGCGACCAGGGCCTCGGCACGGCCATCGTCGTCGACATCGGCGATGCGCAGCGCCCACGCGCCCGGCAGCGGATCGCAATCGATCTGCGCCAGCGCGCCCTCGCGCGCCAGCCACAGCGAGCCCATGCCGTCGCGATCGGCGACCAGCCACAGCGCGGCGCGGGGCAGCTCGGCCACCTCGATGCGTCGCAGGCCATCGGGCAGCCGTGCGGCCACCGCCGTGGTCGTCGTCACCGCCGCCGTGTCGGGGCGTGAGCGCGAGGTCACGTGCGACGGTGCGCAAGCGAGCAACAGCGGCAACACGAGCGCGGCTCCACGCCCGGCGTCGGCGTGGCGGCGGGCATGGCAGCTTGTCGCTCGATCTGCGCCATCCGCTGCGTTAGGCTCGCGCCGCGCCAT encodes the following:
- a CDS encoding DUF3160 domain-containing protein codes for the protein MPTSRSRATSIATLAAALLACHPAAPAQPAVDTPPSPLIEPPAPARPVPRWASAILPKDAGGPALEHVRNLERLPELTAAQREHLARDGFFVAQQPGPKARDTSAAHARTGARAKHLFQVYERNDYVRFPSYVTVDLAIDLTHQYFDVVLRRLEREHLSPMLHRALRELLQQAERQLATAKKGDARAGAHAAAVFWGTALHLLEQPAAGDKPDEIAVKRPWVDPDAPPEPPPTASDRPPPSKLSRAIRDEVAANVAAIHAASGKHSFPAWGLELDLTQTKPRSHYADDGVLQRYFRAMSLIGMASFAVTGEAARPATALALVRSYAAAKAAHAPWQSVLDISNFIVGAPPTAGLAQAAARVGEHDASLLAAPLERWLAAQPQILAAWQALPAHPIDSQRGPVIEPLGKRVFVDTLAMSQMLPLATELSADRGDVLMRMMGAAGAAAVLGDPTAGEIAAGDDPKIAQALLKGRARIAGLDARDDAYHRTLAALRGVLGSDATWFEPHAWQRRGLQSFAGGWAMLRHDTLLYAYEMGAECDAEEFPAPHGWVEPMPQVYADLRGMVEGFGARLESAGIVEREPAEDEYGQFHTVRRKTEAIAAFLRQLETWSAKELRGEPFTPEERTAIATVGGFAEHVLLTFADAYELGDGNDDMAVVADVFTWRGQALEVGVGHPELIYALIPTPEGWMVARGAVLGYREFLVPAAGRLTDETWRRELAASADFLSQRRPPWLAPITAEPVAVIELPPKLEAQSRCEYFGGAFEL
- a CDS encoding Uma2 family endonuclease: MHAHARRAATYADVLDAPAHTIAEVLDGELRVRPRPSAIHAVAASALGEELGPPFKRGRGGPGGWILLDEPELHLATDICVPDLAGWRRERMPAVPRTAFLTLAPDWIAEVTSPATAKYDRTDKLRIYARERVAWVWLVDPLARTLEVLRLEASGWLLRASFRDEAPVRAEPFDAIEIDLGALWRDVEIEPEAPR